In Littorina saxatilis isolate snail1 linkage group LG8, US_GU_Lsax_2.0, whole genome shotgun sequence, a single genomic region encodes these proteins:
- the LOC138972518 gene encoding GTPase IMAP family member 4-like, with translation MAEEDPAVRVLVVGKTGCGKSSLSNSLLDTNVFDVAGGMASQTVKCKWHYGRRSGTFFEVVDTPGLCDTDAPEHVIFRELGKSVAMAAPGPHVLLLVLRCDRRFTKEEFEAYTKLKELFSPEMTNFLIVVFNGLDGLSGRTMEEKKKKLHEEVKKMPGNLQQVIADANNRYVGMSNTAPKRERDSLIQELSITMLDTVRRNGNNYYSTRLIWDINSYAEGLTQHYQQRLHLARREAERKAKQAILDDEKEAEETIQRIALRSKELGETEVMYLCYMM, from the exons ATGGCAGAAGAAGATCCCG CTGTTCGTGTTCTTGTCGTTGGGAAGACGGGTTGCGGAAAGAGCTCCCTGTCCAACAGTCTTCTGGACACCAATGTTTTCGACGTAGCAGGAGGAATGGCATCGCAGACAGTCAAATGCAAATGGCATTATGGAAGGCGCAGTGGGACATTTTTCGAG GTTGTGGACACACCAGGTTTATGTGACACGGATGCCCCAGAACATGTTATCTTTCGAGAACTGGGCAAAAGTGTTGCGATGGCTGCTCCGGGTCCTCATGTTCTACTCTTGGTTCTTAGATGTGACCGACGATTTACGAAG GAAGAGTTTGAAGCCTACACAAAACTGAAAGAGCTGTTCTCACCAGAGATGACAAATTTCCTCATCGTGGTATTCAACGGGCTTGACGGTCTGAGTGGCCGGACCATGG aagagaaaaaaaagaaactgcACGAGGAAGTTAAAAAGATGCCTGGGAATCTCCAGCAGGTCATTGCCGATGCAAACAACAGATACGTGGGAATGAGCAATACTGCTCCCAAACGCGAAAGAGATTCCCTTATCCAAGAGTTAAGCATCACTATGCTG GATACGGTTCGAAGAAACGGTAACAACTACTACTCAACAAGACTGATCTGGGACATCAACAGCTACGCGGAGGGCCTTACGCAACACTACCAGCAGCGCCTACACCTTGCGCGCAGGGAAGCTGAACGCAAAGCGAAGCAAGCCATCCTAGACGACGAGAAGGAGGCCGAAGAGACCATTCAACGCATCGCCTTGAGGTCTAAAGAGCTTGGCGAAACAGAAGTCATGTATCTTTGCTATATGATGTAA